A genomic stretch from Pseudomonas mendocina includes:
- the waaA gene encoding lipid IV(A) 3-deoxy-D-manno-octulosonic acid transferase, with protein MNRTLYTLLFHLGLPLVALRLAWRAWKAPAYAKRIGERFAFGMPPLKSGGIWLHAVSVGESIAAAPLVRELLKRYPDLPITMTCMTPTGSERIQAMFGGPEYAGRVQHCYLPYDLPWAAARFFNKIKPRVAVIMETELWPNHIHQCAKRGIPVALANGRLSERSARGYARFGKLTAPMLAEMSLLAVQTEAEAERFRNLGARRECVEVTGSIKFDLTIDPQLPIRAAELREQWQATARPVWIAASTHVGEDEQILATHQQLLQQWPDALLILVPRHPERFGTVYELCQNHGFTTRRRSTGEDVQPTDQVLLGDTMGELLFMYALSDVAFVGGSLIPHGGHNLLEPAALGKPLLSGPHTFNFLEIAAMLRDAGALREPVDSAALAGALQELWRNPEQAQAMAAAGTAVMQANQGALAKLLAGLDRLIRG; from the coding sequence ATGAACAGAACCCTCTATACCTTGCTTTTTCACCTCGGTCTGCCTTTGGTGGCGCTGCGTTTGGCGTGGCGCGCCTGGAAGGCCCCGGCGTATGCCAAACGCATTGGCGAACGCTTCGCTTTCGGCATGCCGCCTCTTAAGTCCGGTGGTATCTGGTTGCACGCAGTATCGGTGGGCGAGAGCATCGCGGCTGCGCCGCTGGTGCGCGAACTGCTCAAGCGTTACCCAGATCTGCCCATCACCATGACCTGCATGACGCCGACCGGGTCGGAGCGTATTCAGGCGATGTTTGGTGGCCCTGAATACGCTGGGCGCGTGCAGCATTGCTACTTGCCTTATGACCTGCCGTGGGCTGCGGCGCGCTTCTTCAATAAGATCAAGCCGCGCGTGGCGGTGATTATGGAAACCGAGCTGTGGCCCAACCATATTCACCAGTGCGCTAAGCGTGGTATTCCGGTGGCGCTGGCCAACGGTCGCCTGTCCGAGCGCTCAGCGCGGGGCTATGCCCGGTTCGGCAAGCTGACTGCGCCGATGCTGGCGGAAATGTCTCTGCTGGCAGTTCAGACAGAAGCAGAAGCAGAACGCTTTCGAAACCTGGGAGCGCGCCGAGAGTGTGTCGAGGTGACCGGTTCGATCAAGTTTGATCTAACCATCGACCCTCAGTTGCCGATACGGGCCGCTGAGCTGCGTGAGCAGTGGCAGGCTACGGCGCGCCCTGTATGGATCGCGGCCAGTACCCATGTGGGGGAGGACGAACAGATTCTGGCGACTCACCAACAGCTATTGCAGCAGTGGCCGGATGCGTTGCTGATTCTGGTGCCGCGCCACCCAGAACGATTCGGCACGGTTTACGAGCTTTGCCAGAATCACGGGTTTACCACCCGCCGCCGCTCGACTGGTGAAGATGTGCAGCCTACCGATCAGGTGCTGTTGGGCGACACCATGGGCGAGTTGCTGTTTATGTATGCACTGTCTGATGTGGCGTTTGTCGGCGGAAGTCTGATCCCCCACGGTGGGCATAATTTGCTTGAGCCTGCAGCACTGGGTAAGCCGTTGCTGAGTGGCCCGCACACTTTTAACTTCCTCGAAATCGCCGCAATGCTGCGAGACGCTGGCGCGCTACGCGAGCCGGTGGACAGCGCTGCTCTTGCCGGAGCGCTTCAAGAACTGTGGCGTAATCCTGAGCAGGCTCAGGCAATGGCCGCTGCAGGTACAGCTGTTATGCAGGCTAACCAAGGTGCATTGGCAAAACTGCTGGCCGGATTGGATCGGCTGATTCGTGGCTGA
- a CDS encoding LysR family transcriptional regulator: MQWNLEQIRLFVSVAEGRSFSAVGREMRRAQSAVSGAIAALEDDLGVVLFERSSGKQPKLTEAGAAMLEEAREVLRQCQRLDGRAKGLVRGEEVRLRLALDEAMPYQPVLDSLEDLARVFPMVEMQLTNVSQGDVALKVVEKRADLGLLFRSGEMPSSLERQRLGLVEMVTVCGVGHPLATLGHVDLRELARHRQLLLPPQDNQYPDSKQLSPEVWRTDSFYQMAELLMRNLGWAWLPRHVVQYPTYRNHLIELTSDWSPPSLVVELVCRRDESLGPAARWLADCLGERLRAIG, from the coding sequence GTGCAGTGGAACCTCGAGCAAATCCGCCTGTTTGTGAGTGTTGCCGAAGGGCGCTCCTTCTCTGCCGTTGGGCGCGAGATGCGCCGGGCGCAGTCCGCTGTCAGTGGTGCAATTGCGGCATTGGAAGATGATCTCGGCGTGGTTCTGTTTGAGCGCAGCAGCGGCAAACAGCCAAAATTGACTGAGGCCGGTGCTGCCATGCTGGAGGAAGCGCGGGAGGTATTGCGCCAGTGTCAGCGGCTGGATGGACGGGCCAAGGGGCTGGTGCGGGGCGAGGAGGTACGCCTGCGTCTGGCGCTGGATGAGGCGATGCCTTATCAGCCAGTGCTGGACAGCCTGGAGGATCTGGCGCGGGTTTTTCCCATGGTGGAAATGCAACTGACCAACGTCTCTCAGGGCGATGTTGCCCTCAAGGTCGTGGAGAAACGTGCTGACCTGGGGCTGTTGTTTCGCTCCGGAGAAATGCCGAGCTCGCTTGAGCGACAGCGCTTGGGGTTGGTGGAAATGGTGACGGTGTGTGGTGTTGGTCATCCATTGGCCACGCTTGGCCATGTGGACCTGCGTGAGTTGGCGCGGCACCGCCAACTGCTTTTACCGCCGCAGGACAATCAGTACCCCGACAGCAAACAGCTAAGCCCTGAAGTCTGGCGTACGGACAGTTTCTATCAAATGGCCGAACTGCTGATGCGTAACTTGGGGTGGGCTTGGTTACCACGGCATGTGGTGCAGTACCCAACCTATCGCAATCACCTGATTGAGCTCACCAGTGACTGGAGTCCGCCATCACTGGTGGTTGAGCTGGTCTGTAGACGTGATGAGAGCCTCGGCCCAGCTGCGCGCTGGTTGGCTGATTGCCTGGGTGAACGTCTGCGGGCGATTGGCTGA
- a CDS encoding multidrug efflux SMR transporter: protein MSGFFYLSIAIIAEVIATSSMKALDGFNKPLPLILVVFGYLISFWLLSIVVKTIPVGIAYAIWAGMGIVLVSIAAVFLYQQRLDLPAILGMGLIVSGVVVIQLFSNSTGH, encoded by the coding sequence ATGAGCGGCTTTTTCTATCTTTCCATCGCCATCATTGCCGAAGTGATTGCCACCTCCTCGATGAAGGCACTGGATGGCTTTAACAAACCACTGCCACTGATTCTAGTGGTGTTCGGCTACCTCATTTCATTCTGGTTGCTGAGCATTGTGGTCAAAACCATCCCGGTGGGTATCGCCTATGCGATCTGGGCGGGCATGGGTATTGTGCTGGTCAGCATAGCCGCCGTGTTCCTCTACCAGCAGCGCCTAGACCTGCCGGCCATCCTCGGTATGGGCCTGATCGTCAGCGGTGTGGTGGTGATCCAACTGTTCTCCAACAGCACCGGACACTGA
- a CDS encoding FAD-dependent oxidoreductase, whose amino-acid sequence MTQALSTDVLIVGGGVAGLWLNARLRRKGFSTILVESATLGGGQSVKSQGIIHGGAKYALHGALTGASEAIADMPRRWREALAGNGELDLSGVRLLSDAHYLWSPGSLAGNITSFFASKAVRGRVDQVKGDQLPPALQNPRFKGKVYRLAELVLDVPSLIRRLSELAADGLLAGQSIEPLLEGDKLVGLHIDGQPIRAQRIVLSAGRGNAELLSRLGLNQPAQQLRPLHMVLVKSPNLKPLYAHCLGGGPKPRITVTTHPAADGQWVWYLGGDLAEADGVARDPQQQIAAAQKELGDLLPWVDLSTAQWATLRVDRAEPAQSGLVRPDNAFLHEDDALLVGWPTKLALAPDFADRVLAAFERDGVQPQQHPALPDLPRPTVTTPVWEELF is encoded by the coding sequence ATGACCCAGGCACTAAGCACGGATGTATTGATCGTTGGCGGCGGCGTTGCCGGACTCTGGCTGAACGCCCGCCTTCGCCGCAAAGGCTTTTCCACCATCCTCGTGGAAAGCGCCACCTTGGGCGGTGGCCAGAGCGTCAAATCCCAGGGGATTATCCATGGTGGGGCCAAGTATGCTCTGCACGGTGCGCTGACCGGCGCCTCCGAAGCCATTGCCGATATGCCGCGACGCTGGCGAGAAGCCCTCGCGGGCAACGGTGAGCTGGACCTTTCCGGCGTCCGCCTGCTCTCGGACGCGCACTATCTGTGGTCCCCCGGCAGCCTCGCAGGCAACATCACCAGCTTTTTCGCCAGCAAGGCCGTTCGGGGCCGGGTCGATCAGGTCAAAGGTGATCAACTTCCCCCAGCGCTGCAAAACCCGCGTTTTAAAGGCAAGGTTTACCGACTCGCCGAACTGGTGTTGGACGTCCCCAGCCTGATTCGCCGACTGAGCGAGCTGGCAGCAGACGGCCTACTGGCCGGACAGAGCATTGAGCCGCTGCTTGAGGGCGACAAACTGGTCGGCCTGCACATCGACGGTCAGCCAATTCGCGCTCAGCGCATTGTCCTCAGCGCCGGCCGAGGCAATGCCGAGTTGCTCAGCCGTCTCGGTCTGAATCAGCCCGCCCAGCAACTGCGCCCGCTGCATATGGTGCTGGTGAAAAGCCCGAATCTGAAGCCGCTATACGCTCATTGCCTGGGCGGTGGCCCCAAGCCGCGTATCACCGTCACCACTCATCCGGCGGCGGACGGTCAGTGGGTCTGGTATCTGGGCGGCGACTTGGCCGAAGCCGACGGCGTAGCCCGCGACCCGCAGCAGCAAATCGCAGCTGCGCAGAAAGAACTGGGCGACCTGCTGCCCTGGGTGGATTTATCCACAGCACAATGGGCAACACTGCGGGTCGACCGCGCAGAGCCTGCGCAATCCGGCCTGGTGCGCCCGGACAATGCCTTCCTGCACGAAGACGATGCCTTGCTGGTGGGCTGGCCGACCAAACTGGCACTCGCGCCGGACTTCGCCGACCGCGTGCTCGCTGCGTTCGAGCGTGATGGTGTTCAACCCCAGCAACACCCTGCTCTACCTGACCTGCCGCGCCCGACCGTGACGACCCCAGTCTGGGAGGAGTTGTTCTGA